One stretch of Maylandia zebra isolate NMK-2024a linkage group LG13, Mzebra_GT3a, whole genome shotgun sequence DNA includes these proteins:
- the LOC112435758 gene encoding uncharacterized protein LOC112435758 — MKCLERQSEVQRTGPEPGETQEEPGQEAPHRAQSLHAQDSSNPSSVVPQQRIKWPPASSQSEWQKFDEDVSNIIQAVAKRGADSRLKTMTTIIVSYASERFGLIEKCNNKTPYTMNRRAMKIHQLRQELRSLKKQFKNADAEEKQALEELHNILRKKLITLRRAEWHRRRGRERARKRAAFIADPFRFSKQLLGVKRSGQLECSAEEVNNFLHETTSDPLREQDLGPNKALINPAPPSVEFKLTEPSLKEVCEVIKAARSASSPGPSGVPYLVYKRCPELLHHLWKILKVIWRRGRVADQWRCAEGVWIPKEEDSKNINQFRSISLLSVEGKVFFSVVSRRLTEFLLRNNYIDPSVQKGGIPGVPGCLEHTGVVTHLIREAHENRGDLAVLWLDLTNAYGSIPHKLVEHALHLHHVPSKIKDLILDYYANFRLRVTSRAVTSDWHRLQKGIITGCTISVTLFALAMNMVVKAAEVECRGPLTRSGVRQPPIRAYMDDLTITTSSVPGCRWILQGLERLISWARMSFKPSKSRSMVLKKGKVTDKFQFSISGTIIPSITEQPVKSLGKLFDSSLKDSTAIQKANEELGAWLIKVDKSGLPGRFKAWIYQHSILPRILWPLLVYTVPITTVESLERKISGFLRKWLGLPRSLTSAALYGTSNSVQLPFSGLTEEFKVARTREALQYRDSKDCKVASAGIEVRTGRKWKAEKAVEVAESRLRQKTLMGVLATGGAGLGYIPKAQVSRAQGKERHQLLQEEVRAGVEEERVSRAVGLKRQGAWTRWESTLQRKVTWANIMQADFHRIRFLVQAVYDTLPSPANLHLWGKSETPACPLCSGRGTLEHLLSSCPRALADGRYRWRHDQVLRVVAEKIASAISISKHHHAPRKAISFIKAGEKPQGRPHLTTGLLNTASDWQLQADLGKQLKFPQNIAETSLRPDLIIISEASKQLIMLELTVPWEERIEEANERKRGKYQELVQECRGRGWKTFYEPIEVGCRGFAGRSLCKVLGRLGVAGAAKKRAIQAVSEAAEKATRWLWIKRADPWVATGTQVGA; from the coding sequence ATGAAATGTTTGGAGCGGCAGAGTGAGGTGCAACGCACAGGTCCTGAACCTGGTGAGACGCAGGAGGAGCCCGGCCAGGAGGCACCCCACAGAGCCCAGTCCCTCCATGCACAGGACTCTTCCAATCCAAGCAGTGTAGTTCCACAACAGCGGATTAAGTGGCCCCCAGCCAGCAGCCAGAGCGAGTGGCAGAAGTTTGATGAGGATGTCTCCAACATCATACAAGCTGTGGCCAAAAGAGGTGCCGACAGCAGGCTTAAAACAATGACCACCATCATAGTCAGCTACGCCTCAGAAAGGTTCGGCCTGATCGAGAAGTGTAACAACAAGACCCCTTACACCATGAACCGCAGGGCCATGAAGATTCATCAACTACGCCAGGAGCTTAGGAGCCTTAAGAAGCAGTTCAAGAACGCTGATGCGGAGGAGAAGCAAGCTTTAGAGGAGCTGCATAACATCTTGCGGAAGAAGCTGATTACCCTCCGTAGAGCAGAATGGCACAGGAGgcgaggaagagagagagccaggAAACGTGCAGCTTTCATTGCTGATCCCTTTCGATTTTCCAAACAATTGCTTGGGGTCAAGCGAAGCGGGCAGTTGGAGTGCTCAGCAGAGGAGGTGAATAACTTCCTTCATGAGACCACGAGTGACCCATTGAGGGAACAAGACTTGGGACCAAACAAAGCTCTCATCAACCCTGCCCCACCATCAGTAGAGTTCAAGTTGACGGAGCCAAGTTTGAAGGAGGTGTGTGAGGTCATCAAAGCAGCCCGCTCAGCATCCTCCCCAGGTCCCAGTGGCGTACCCTACCTTGTCTATAAGCGCTGCCCAGAGCTGCTCCACCACCTGTGGAAGATCTTAAAGGTGATATGGCGGAGAGGGAGAGTTGCTGATCAGTGGAGGTGCGCAGAGGGAGTCTGGATTCCCAAAGAGGAGGATTCGAAAAACATAAACCAGTTTCGGAGTATCTCGCTATTGAGCGTGGAGGGGAAGGTGTTTTTTAGCGTTGTCTCCCGGAGATTGACCGAGTTTCTCCTTAGAAACAATTACATTGATCCATCAGTTCAGAAGGGGGGAATCCCAGGAGTTCCTGGTTGCCTAGAGCACACTGGTGTAGTTACACACCTTATAAGAGAAGCACATGAGAACAGAGGCGACCTAGCTGTATTGTGGCTGGACCTAACTAATGCGTATGGGTCGATCCCACACAAACTGGTTGAGCATGCTTTGCACCTCCACCACGTCCCCAGCAAGATCAAGGACCTAATCCTGGACTATTACGCCAATTTCAGGCTTAGGGTCACTTCTAGGGCAGTTACTTCAGACTGGCACCGACTCCAAAAAGGTATAATAACAGGCTGTACCATCTCAGTTACGCTCTTTGCCCTGGCAATGAACATGGTGGTAAAGGCTGCGGAGGTGGAGTGCAGAGGGCCGTTAACAAGGTCAGGTGTTCGTCAGCCCCCTATCAGAGCCTATATGGATGACCTCACCATTACAACATCATCAGTTCCCGGGTGTAGGTGGATCTTGCAAGGTCTTGAGAGACTCATCTCATGGGCAAGGATGAGTTTTAAACCTTCCAAGTCAAGATCGATGGTACTGAAGAAGGGCAAGGTGACGGACAAGTTCCAGTTCTCAATTTCAGGAACCATTATTCCATCCATAACGGAACAACCAGTTAAGAGCTTGGGGAAACTCTTTGACTCCAGCCTGAAAGACTCTACTGCTATCCAGAAGGCAAATGAGGAGCTGGGAGCGTGGCTTATTAAGGTGGATAAGTCCGGCTTGCCTGGAAGATTTAAAGCCTGGATCTACCAGCATTCCATCCTGCCCCGAATCCTGTGGCCCTTGCTTGTCTATACAGTTCCAATAACTACTGTGGAATCCCTTGAAAGAAAGATCAGTGGCTTTCTTCGTAAGTGGCTGGGACTTCCCCGCAGTCTCACCAGCGCTGCCTTGTATGGGACAAGCAACAGCGTGCAGTTACCCTTCAGTGGTCTCACAGAAGAGTTCAAGGTGGCTCGCACACGAGAAGCCCTACAGTACAGAGATTCTAAAGACTGCAAGGTGGCATCAGCAGGCATTGAGGTAAGGACAGGAAGAAAGTGGAAGGCTGAGAAGGCAGTTGAGGTGGCGGAGTCACGCCTAAGGCAGAAAACACTAATGGGGGTCTTAGCAACAGGGGGAGCAGGCTTGGGGTACATCCCAAAGGCCCAGGTCAGCAGGGCACAGGGAAAGGAGAGACACCAGCTACTCCAGGAAGAGGTCcgagcaggtgtggaggaggagCGAGTAAGCAGAGCTGTAGGCCTTAAGCGGCAGGGAGCATGGACAAGGTGGGAGAGCACCTTGCAGCGCAAGGTCACCTGGGCAAACATCATGCAGGCAGACTTCCACCGGATCCGATTCCTAGTGCAGGCAGTATACGACACTCTGCCAAGCCCAGCAAACCTCCATTTGTGGGGAAAGAGCGAGACACCTGCCTGTCCCCTGTGCTCTGGAAGAGGGACCCTAGAACACCTCCTTAGCAGCTGCCCAAGGGCCCTGGCCGATGGTCGGTATCGTTGGCGGCACGACCAGGTGCTCAGAGTAGTTGCTGAAAAGATTGCCTCAGCAATCAGCATCAGCAAGCATCATCATGCTCCGAGGAAGGCAATCTCTTTTATTAAGGCTGGAGAGAAACCCCAGGGGCGCCCACATTTGACAACTGGCCTTCTCAACACAGCCTCTGATTGGCAGCTACAGGCTGACCTGGGTAAACAACTAAAGTTTcctcagaacattgcagaaACATCACTCCGGCCAGACTTGATAATTATTTCTGAGGCCTCAAAACAGCTGATCATGCTGGAACTCACAGTGCCCTGGGAAGAGCGGATTGAGGAGGCTAATGAAAGGAAACGAGGAAAGTACCAGGAACTAGTGCAAGAGTGCAGGGGAAGGGGCTGGAAGACTTTCTATGAGCCCATAGAAGTGGGTTGTAGGGGCTTTGCAGGACGATCACTCTGCAAAGTTCTAGGCCGGCTGGGCGTGGCTGGGGCAGCCAAGAAGAGGGCCATCCAGGCTGTGAGTGAAGCGGCAGAGAAAGCCACAAGGTGGCTGTGGATTAAGAGGGCTGATCCGTGGGTAGCTACTGGTACGCAAGTCGGGGCCTGA